A window of the Paralichthys olivaceus isolate ysfri-2021 chromosome 5, ASM2471397v2, whole genome shotgun sequence genome harbors these coding sequences:
- the LOC109634142 gene encoding ectonucleotide pyrophosphatase/phosphodiesterase family member 7, with product MMWTASFCLLWALSALGAPANKQRQRMLLISFDGFRWDYDRDVDTPNLDQMAMDGVKALYVTPPYITITSPTHFTLLTGRYVENHGVIHNMWFNTSTSEKKPYYQTQFVNEWWDNGSLPIWITAQKQGLKAGSLHFPGTASSYQGQVAMVREVEPLLYNYKNETAWKENTNKVMGWFRDQDLDFVSMYFGEPDGTGHRYGPDSPERRKMVKQVDRTVGYIRQSAEQHGLTSSLNIIITSDHGMSNVYRNGLVKEITLSTIPDFSFRDLSFHLVDFGPSGMLLPKPGKLEKVYRALKDAHPHLHVYKKEDMPEHLHFAKSDRILPIILWADPGYVINGYFPVQFHKGEHGFDNQVMDMKPFFRAVGPAFHKNLVVGPFETVNIYPLMCHILGIEPEVNDGHLNATKHMLVTSAASQGENRNFLPTILIGIAAVTGFLL from the exons ATGATGTGGACGGCAAGTTTCTGCCTCCTGTGGGCTCTGTCCGCCCTCGGTGCTCCggcaaacaaacagagacagagaatgcTGCTGATCTCTTTCGACGGTTTCCGGTGGGATTACGACCGCGATGTAGACACGCCGAACCTTGACCAAATGGCCATGGATGGAGTCAAGGCCCTGTATGTCACACCTCCGTACATCACCATCACCAGTCCTACACACTTCACCCTTTTGACAG GCCGCTACGTTGAGAATCACGGGGTAATCCACAACATGTGGTTCAACACAAGCACCTCGGAGAAGAAGCCCTACTATCAGACTCAGTTTGTGAATGAGTGGTGGGACAATGGCTCTCTGCCGATCTGGATCACAGCGCAGAAACAG GGCCTAAAAGCTGGCTCTCTTCACTTTCCTGGCACAGCTTCTAGTTACCAGGGACAAGTTGCTATGGTGCGGGAAGTGGAGCCACTGCTTTACAACTACAAGAACGAGACAGCGTGGAAAGAGAATACAAACAAGGTGATGGGCTGGTTCAGAGACCAGGACCTGGACTTTGTGTCCATGTACTTTGGTGAGCCAGACGGCACAGGCCACAGATACGGCCCAGACTCCCCAGAGCGCAGGAAGATGGTCAAGCAAGTTGACAGAACTGTGGGCTACATTCGCCAATCAGCTGAACAACACGGCTTGACCAGCAGtctcaacatcatcatcacgtCGGACCACGGCATGAGCAACGTGTACCGCAATGGTCTGGTGAAAGAGATCACCCTGTCCACCATTCCGGACTTCTCCTTCAGAGACCTGTCGTTTCACTTGGTGGATTTCGGGCCCTCTGGGATGCTGCTGCCAAAGCCGGGCAAGTTGGAGAAGGTTTACAGAGCTTTAAAGGACGCCCATCCACACCTTCATGTTTACAAGAAGGAGGATATGCCAGAGCACCTCCACTTCGCCAAAAGTGATCGAATCCTTCCCATCATTTTATGGGCCGATCCTGGATACGTGATCAATGGG TATTTCCCGGTTCAGTTCCACAAGGGTGAGCACGGCTTTGACAACCAAGTGATGGACATGAAGCCTTTCTTCAGGGCAGTGGGTCCGGCGTTTCACAAGAACCTGGTGGTGGGACCTTTCGAGACGGTGAACATCTACCCTCTGATGTGTCACATCCTGGGCATCGAGCCGGAGGTCAACGACGGCCACCTGAATGCCACCAAACACATGCTGGTTACGAGCGCCGCTTCTCAGG gtGAAAATAGGAATTTCCTGCCAACCATCTTGATTGGAATCGCTGCAGTGACTGGATttcttctgtag